The window TTCATTCTGTATCATGCTGAATCATGCTGAATCATGCTTTTTCATTCTGTATCATGCTGAATCATGCTGAATCATGCTTTTTCATTCTGTATCATGCTGAATCATGCTGAATCATGCTTTTTCATTCTGTATCATGCTGAATACATTGGCAGTAAGATCGCTAGCTAGACAAAAATTGAGAATTCAGACCGACCCAACTTCTATCTCATTTTCATCTTAGCTGTTATCATTCTTAGATCCAGACAGAAACAGTTTGAATATCGACCCCCTGCAGGTCTGGTGTCAGAATGCGCACGGAGCTCCTCAGTGGATTActtctggtacagagagacactgaACACCTCTACGGCCATAGATTTATCTGGAGGCCTTCAGTGGTGGATGGTGCTAGCCCTGGTGTCTGCCTGGACCTTACTCTATGTCTGCTGTATCAGGGGGATTGAGACTACTGGCAAGGTACCAGCTCAGATTCACTCTCTCCCTGTTTATGAGGGAAGTCAAATTTCAGTAAAAAATAATGGCTTGCCTTGGGAATGGTTGCCAGTTGTCTTATTGCTgatgtttctctgtatctctctctctctctgtctctttctctctgtctctttctctctctgtctcatttcaTAAGTGGTTCTGGATTCAGTTTGTGTAACAGTTTtagaatctctctctccttctcgtcAGGCTGTGTACATAACATCCACTCTGCCCTACTTGGTGCTCACCATCTTCCTGATCAGAGGACTGACTCTCAAAGGTTCTCTGGATGGAGTCAAGTTCCTCTTCACACCAGACGTAAGCATTAACTGTGTGTGCTAACGTTGTCTTCTAAAATCAACACAAAGGCTGATTTCTAACTGTTTTCTATTTCTCCAGGTGAATGAGTTGATGAACCCGTCTACCTGGCTGGATGCAGGGGCACAGGTGTTCTACTCTTTCTCCTTGGCCTTCGGAGGTCTCATCTCATTCTCCAGCTACAACTCTGTACAGTAAGCAACTCCTTATTAAAACGTTTTAAAAAAACACGTTTATTGCGACTGAATCCTCATCCGTGCAGAGAGTAAATCACAGATGCTCATAGACATTATTCCCAAGGATCTTGTCTTTTAATCTCTTCAAATAATTTCAGTCATTTTCTTCCATTGTCTGTTTCTCCAGCAACAACTGTGAACAGGATGCTGTCATCATCTCCATCATCAACGGAGCCACCTCCGTCTACTCTGCTACCGTCATCTACTCCATCATAGGCTTCAGGGCCACGGAGAAGTTTGACGACTGCTCGGATGGGTAAATTCCTAGTTCCTTCTTGGTTGAATCCATATTTTCAATCAAATTCAATGTAGATTGAAGTAATATTTGTTGACAACACTGTCAAGCATATGTCAAAATTGGATTTAATAAATAGGGATTACAGGAAGATAATCTAATGAGTTTGGTATTTACTTCTATATGTTCTCTTCCTAGTGACATCATGGCTCTGCTGAATGTGTTCTCTTCCTAGTGACATCATGGCCCTGCTGAATGTGTTCTCTTCCTTGTGACATCATGGCCCTGCTGAATGTGTTCTCTTCCTAGTGACATCATGGCTCTGCTGAATGTGTTCTCTTCCTAGTGACATCATGGCCCTGCTGAATGTGTTCTCTTCCTTGTGACATCATGGCCCTGCTGAATGTGTTCTCTTCCTTGTGACATCATGGCCCTGCTGAATGTGTTCTCTTCCTAGTGACATCATGGCCCTGCTGAATGTGTTCTCTTCCTTGTGACATCATGGCCCTGCTGAATGTGTTCTCTTCCTTGTGACATCATGGCCCTGCTGAATGTGTTCTCTTCCTTATGACATCATGGCCCTGCTGAATGTGTTCTCTACCTTGTGACATCATGGCCCTGCTGAATGTGTTCTCTACCTTGTGACATCATGGCCCTGCTGAATGTGTTCTCTACCTTGTGACATCATGGCCCTGCTGAATGTGTTCTCTTCCTTGTGACATCATGACCCTGCTGAATGTGTTCTCTTCCTTGTGACATCATGGCCCTGCTGAATGTGTTCTCTTCCTTGTGACATCATGGCCCTGCTGAATGTGTTCTCTTCCTTGTGACATCATGGCCCTGCTGAATGTGTTCTCTTCCTTGTGACATCATGGCCCTGCTGAATGTGTTCTCCTCCTTGTGACATCATGGCCCTGCTGAATGTGTTCTCTTCCTTGTGACATCATGGCCCTGCTGAATGTGTTCTCTTCCTTGTGACATCATGGCCCTGCTGAATGTGTTCTCTTCCTTGTGACATCATGGCCCTGCTGAATGTGTTCTCTTCCTTGTGACATCATGACCCTGCTGAATGTGTTCTCTTCCTTGTGACATCATGGCCCTGCTGAATGTGTTCTCTTCCTTGTGACATCATGACCCTGCTGAATGTGTTCTCTTCCTTGTGACATCATGGCCCTGCTGAATGTGTTCTCTTCCTAGTAACATCATGGCCCTTGTGAATGCATTTGATCTCCCTGAGCACTTCTTCACTGTGAACAACTATGAGGAAGTTcttcaacatttcaacagcaCATCGCCAGACATCATCCAAGGATTAAACCTGAAGACCTGTGATCTACAGCAGTTTCTCAGTCAGGTAGTGAAATTACACGATGTCCAATCCAAGACACGTAATTTACTCTAAGGGACACCAGAACTTTCTTATGCCTGTACTGTGTTCCCTTTAGGGTGTGGAAGGAACTGGTCTGGCCTTCATCGTGTTCACAGAAGCCATCACCAAgatgcctgtctctcctctctggtccatCCTGTTCTTCATCATGCTCTTCTGTCTGGGACTGTCCACCATGTTTGGGAACATAGAGGGGGTCGTGGTGCCCCTTCAGGATCTCAACATCTTCCCCAAGTGGCCCAAAGAAGTCTTAACAGGTTAGTGACACACAGAAGCTGATGTTTCTTCTTCTAAACAGCAATAAATCAAAATGTCTTCAAACCAAGGCATTGTCTCCAACATCCCAGTTGTTCAGGTATTGAGATCACAAACTTGTTGTTGAcctttaacctctctgcgcacgcaCCTTTAAGGGAGTATCCCTCTGAACATCCAATGAGGTTGAGCACCAATGAAAGAACCTTGGTTGTTGACGTTTAACAACTGTCTTTGTTTCGTCTTCTTTCAGGCATCACTTGTATTGTTTGCTTCACGGTCGCTCTCATATTCACCCAGCGGTCTGGTAACTACTGGCTGGCTCTGTTCGACAGCTTTGCCGGCTCCATCCCTCTCCTAGTCATCGCCTTCTGTGAAATggtgtctgttgtttacatctaTGGGATAGACAGGTGAGTCCAGATACTGAAACACCACGAAATAAAATAGAactgaatagaatagaaaataccTAATTGTCAAAGCTATGTGGAGATGTACAGTAGatgtcaaacatttggacacacctactcattcaagggttattcttaATATTTTTGCTATAGAGCATACCGGACTTATTTTACTCTCCATATCCCCAAATTCCTACCAcaaactctgaaccttttcatctggatcatcatagctagctaaccgcaacccgggttgactactcctggctaacgttttCGTCCCGGAGCTAGCACCAACTAGCCTGGGGCTAGCCCATGCTAGACCCATCTCCCAgctcactcctgggctacaatatccggaccccttctactgccggtacggggcacggaaccccaccgatcctctacgactggaataccgacataatctgcccgaggattccaacaggcccctcaggcgcaACGCCCGCTGAAGGTCCATTCTGCTAACCtgctaggcctgctagctacctagagctacttggaaccctactaactccacgactggtctatcgacgtcaccgcacgaagaggcaaaaacagacttacccccatcgcgacgtcccccaaaggctaactttctagccctggtctgctaactgctagcttgtttagccccggcctactaactgttagcgtgtcagcatcggcctgctaactgtctgaatcgccttGTCCCCAGttagcccaaccactcactggacccactAATGTCTTATTGTAGTGGGTTTAttttactgtcttatttcactgtagagcctctagccctgctcaatatgccttaaccaaccatgttgttccacctcctacacatgcgatgacatcacctggtttaaaagactctagagactatatctctctcttcattactcaatgcctaggtttacctccaatgtactcacatcctaccttacctttgtctgtacactatgccttgaatctatgctatcgtgcccagaaacctgctccttttactctctgttctgaacgtgctagacggccactTCGTAttgtctttagccgtacccttatcctacttctcctctgttcctctggtgatgtagaggtgaatccaggtcctgtagcccccagttccactcctattccccaggctctctcattagttgacttctgtaaccgcaatagccttggtttcatgcatgttaacattagaagcctcctccctaagtttgttttattcactgctttagcacactctgccaacccggatgtgtTAGCCGTGTCTGAaacctggcttaggaaaaccaccaaaaaccctgaaatctccatcgctaactataacattttccaagattgaactgccaaagggggcggtgttgcaatctactgcaaagatagcctgcagagttctgtattacttttgaagtctgtacccaaacaatttgagaaACAAAATTTCAGAAACATGTCTCCCACTGTTGCctcttgctatagacctccctctgcccccagctgtgccctcgataccatatgtgaattgattgcaccccatctatcttctgagctcgtgctactaggtgacctaaactgggacgtgcttaacaccccggccatcctacaatccaagcttgatggcctcaatctcacacaaatgatcaaatcCGTAACTCCAAAACTGTAAACACGGGGACCCTCattcatagatgtcatcctaactaactcgccccccaaatacacctctgctgttttcaatcaagacctcagcgatcactgcctcattgtctgcatccgtaatgggtctgcgaccaaatgaccaccactcatcactgtcaaacgctccctgaaacacttcagcgagcaggcctttctaatcgacctggccggggtatcctggaaggatattgacctcatcccgtcagtagaggatgcctggttattctttaaaagtgctcgCCACCTtgaataagcatgccccattcaaaaactgtagaactaggaatagatatagcacttggttcaccccagacctgtctgcccttgaccagcacaaaaacatcctgtggcgttctgcattagcatcgaacagcccctgtgatatgcaacttttcagggaagttaggaacaaatatacacaggcagttaggaaagctaaggctagctttttcaaacagaaatttgcatcctgtagtacaaactcaaaaaaattCTGGGACACTGTATATCTGtaaaataagagcacctcctcccagctgcccactgctctgaggctaggaaacactgtcaccactgataaatccactataattgagaatttcaataagcatttctctacgtgTCCATACTCTATGTGTCCATACGAGACACGTGTTCCATACCAGACACGTGTTCCATACCAGACACGTGTTCCATACCAGACACGCGTTCCATACCAGACACGCGTTCCATACCAGACACGTGTTCCATACCAGACACGTGTTCCATACCAGACACGTGTTCCATACCAGACACGCGTTCCATACCAGACACGCGTTCCATACCAGACACGCGTTCCATACCAGACACGTGTTCCATACCAGACACGCGTTCCATACCAGACACGCGTTCCATACCAGACACGTGTTCCATACCAGACACGTGTTCCATACCAGACACGTGTTCCATACCAGACACGTGTTCCATACCAGACACGCGTTCCATACCAGACACGCGTTCCATACCAGACACGTGTTCCATACCAGACACGTGTTCCATACCAGACACGTGTTCCATACCAGACACGTGTTCTATACCAGGCAGGTGTTCCATACTAGACTATATAAGTACCCCAGGGGTGTAACTTTGTCTTTAGAAGTAGGGGGGGGCATAAATATGATTATTTATGTTTAACCAATCGGATAAACACTCCGAACTTCCCGACCGCTCAGAGGCGTCCACATGGTCCTAaaagcctcgttttgtatcacgtTCCAATTATAAAACTGTGGggaacaaaaatgcaatttcaggaTGTGGCGGGGGGGGGGTGGCATGTCCCCAGTGAAAGATGCGCGCCTGAGTACACCTTAGGTCTTCATTAGACCTGTTGGGTTACATCAAACTTGGGAACATGTATCACAGAGTGCATATTCCTCTTCATTGGATATCATGGGGAACTTTCACTCTGATAACCAGCCATTGGAACATCGAAATCCCAGTTAATTCACTCTCCTACTCCGACAGGTTTAACGCAGACATAGAGTTCATGATTGGACACAAGCCCAACCTGTTCTGGCAGGTGACCTGGAGGTTCGTCAGTCCAGTCATCATGCTGGTGATTTTCATCTTCTACTTCGTCACCCAGGTCAGCGGAGAGCTGACCTACCTCGTATGGGACCAGGACGCGGTAAGCCTTGTTGACAGGAAATAGATCATGAATGTTGTTGATatcctctgcgtcccaaatggcagcatattcactgtgtagtgcactactttagaccagggattatagggtagtagggcactactttagaccaggatctatagggtagtagtgcattactttagaccagggtctatagggtaatagtgcactactttagaccagggtctatagggtagtagtgcactactttagaccagggtctatagggtagggcactactttagaccagggtctatagggtagggcactactttagaccagggtctatagggtagtagtgcactactgtagaccagggtctatagggtagtagtgcactactttagaccaggttctatagggtagtagtgcactactttagaccagggtctatagggtagggcactactttagaccagggtctatagggcagTAGTGAACTACTGtaaaccagggtctatagggtagtagtgcactactttagaccagggtctatagggtagggcactactttagaccagggtctatagggtagtagtgcactactttagaccagggtctatagggtagtagtgcactactttagaccagggtctatggggtagggcactactttagaccagggtctatagggtagtagtgcactactttagaccagggtctatagggtagtagtgcactactttagaccagggtctatagggtagggcactactttagaccagggtctatagggtagtagggcactactgtagaccagggtctatagggtagtagtgcactactttagaccagggtctatagggtagtagtgcactactttagaccagggtctatagggtagtagtgcactactttagaccagggtctatagggtagtagtgcactactgtagaccagggtctatagggtagtagtgaactactgtagaccagggtctatagggtagtagtgcactactttagaccagggtctatagggtagggcactactttagaccagggtctatagggtagggaactactttagaccagggtctataggggtagtagtgcactactttagaccagggtctatagggtagtagtgcactactttagaccagggtctatagggtagtagtgcactactgtagaccagggtctatagggtagtagtgcactactgtagaccagggtctatagggtagtagtgcactactttagaccagggtctatagggtagtagtgcactactttagaccagggtctatagggtagtagtgcactactttagaccagggtctatagggtagtagtgctctactttagaccagggtctatagggtagggcactactttagaccagggtctatagggtagtagtgaactactgtaaaccagggtctatagggtagtagtgcactactttagaccagggtctatagggtagggcactactttagaccagggtctatagggtagtagtgcactactttagaccagggtctatagggtagtagtgcactactttagaccagggtctatagggtagggcactactttagaccagggtctatagggtagtagtgcactactttagaccagggtctatagggtagtagtgcactactttagaccagggtctatagggtagggcactactttagaccagggtctatagggtagtagggcactactttagaccagggtctatagggtagtagtgcactactttagaccagggtctatagggtagtagtgcactactttagaccagggtctatagggtagtagtgcactactttagaccagggtctatagggtagtagtgcactactttagaccagggtctatagggtagtagtgcactactttagaccagggtctatagggtagtagtgcactactttagaccagggtctatagggtagtagtgcactactttagaccagggtctatagggtagtagtgcactactttagaccagggtctatagggtagtagtgcactactttagaccagggtctatagggtagggcactactttagaccagggtctatagggtagggcactactttagaccagggtctatagggtagtagtgcactactgtagaccagggtctatagggtagtagtgcactactttagaccaggttctatagggtagtagtgcactactttagaccagggtctatagggtagggcactactttagaccagggtctatagggcagTAGTGAACTACTGtaaaccagggtctatagggtagtagtgcactactttagaccagggtctatagggtagggcactactttagaccagggtctatagggtagtagtgcactactttagaccagggtctatagggtagtagtgcactactttagaccagggtctatggggtagggcactactttagaccagggtctatagggtagtagtgcactactttagaccagggtctatagggtagtagtgcactactttagaccagggtctatagggtagggcactactttagaccagggtctatagggtagtagggtactactgtagaccagggtctatagggtagtagtgcactactttagaccagggtctatagggtagtagtgcactactttagaccagggtctatagggtagtagtgcactactttagaccagggtctatagggtagtagtgcactactgtagaccagggtctatagggtagtagtgaactactgtagaccagggtctatagggtagtagtgcactactttagaccagggtctatagggtagggcactactttagaccagggtctatagggtagggaactactttagaccagggtctatagggtaatagtgcactactttagaccagggtctatagggtagtagtgcactactttagaccagggtctatagggtagtagtgcactactgtagaccagggtctatagggtagtagtgcactactgtagaccagggtctatagggtagtagtgcactactttagaccaggg of the Oncorhynchus kisutch isolate 150728-3 linkage group LG17, Okis_V2, whole genome shotgun sequence genome contains:
- the LOC109884896 gene encoding sodium-dependent neutral amino acid transporter B(0)AT1-like, translated to MRFPKLPNPGLDDRIPSHKELERMEKEEAGDRPKWDNKTQYMLTCVGFCVGLGNVWRFPYLCQSHGGGAFMIPFLILLVLEGIPLLHLEFAIGQRLRSGSVGVWGSVNPYLTGIGIASMLVSFLVGMYYNTIMAWIMWYLFNSFQDPLPWSQCPLNANKTGLVSECARSSSVDYFWYRETLNTSTAIDLSGGLQWWMVLALVSAWTLLYVCCIRGIETTGKAVYITSTLPYLVLTIFLIRGLTLKGSLDGVKFLFTPDVNELMNPSTWLDAGAQVFYSFSLAFGGLISFSSYNSVHNNCEQDAVIISIINGATSVYSATVIYSIIGFRATEKFDDCSDGNIMALVNAFDLPEHFFTVNNYEEVLQHFNSTSPDIIQGLNLKTCDLQQFLSQGVEGTGLAFIVFTEAITKMPVSPLWSILFFIMLFCLGLSTMFGNIEGVVVPLQDLNIFPKWPKEVLTGITCIVCFTVALIFTQRSGNYWLALFDSFAGSIPLLVIAFCEMVSVVYIYGIDRFNADIEFMIGHKPNLFWQVTWRFVSPVIMLVIFIFYFVTQVSGELTYLVWDQDAEEFPTLADRQYPDWIYFIIFILAGIPSLAVPGVAIFKFTYNRCCQKDNGFREDTINSVSAKIQMIETQMD